The nucleotide window TTGGATGCCCAATTTTCCTGGAATCAGTGAGGCGGAGGTTCCCAGTGATTGGGATGCAGGGCTCCCCTTGGAGATGGATCGAATTCGAGACAAGGATGAGGACTACTGGGAAGAGTATCGTGGAACGCCCAAAGTATTTTTACCCCTAGAGGCAGGGCAAAATATTTGGTCGACGCGTTGGGGAGATTTTACCGCTTTGAGAATTCCGCGAGGTCAGCAAGTGGACCTTGAGCCAGACATCCTCGATGTGTTACGTCCTGAAATGAATCAATTGCTCGTGCAGGGCTTCAGGTCCCATGCGCAAGCCTCGGCAAGTTCGGCGGTCGACTTTGGTGGGCTGTTTGTTGGCATGAGCTTTTTTCTGATTCTCGCTGCCCTAGGTCTGGTGGCCATGTTGTTTCAGTTTTGCCTGCTTCAACGTAATAGGGAAGCCGCCCTGTTGAGTTCACTTGGAATTAAGGGAAAGCAATTGATGCGCTGGAGATTGGGCGAAGGGATCCTGATCTTGATTGTCGGCTGTGTTGTTGGACTACCGCTCGCTGCCTGGTATACCAAGCGCATACTTTCTTTTCTTGAAACGATCTGGGCAGGACAGACTTCTGCTTCGACCTTTGTGTTTCATGCGGATCCCATGACTATTTCCATCGGTGTGATCAGCTTCCTGGTAATGTCGCTGATTGTCCTCTGGTTAGCGCTTCGAAGGCAGGCAAAGCAATCCCTTTCAATTCGTCTGAAATCCAATGTTGAAGAAACAACCTATACCTCTGGCAGACCCTGGAAGACTCAGCTTCTTGTTGTCGGTGGATTGGTTCTGGGAATCAGCTCTGTCTTGATGTCGGGTTCTCTCATGCCTGCCCAAGGTGCATTTTACATGGCAGGCTTCTCGTTGCTCATTGCAGGCCTCGGTTACTGCAGGCTTCGCTTACTAAAGTTGGCATCGCACAAGGGTGAGCAGGAGATGGATCCCAGTTATCTGGGTAAACTGAACATCTCCTCCCGCGTGTCTCGAAGCTTGACGGTGGTGGGGCTGATTGCGTCTGCGGTATTTATGGTGTTGTCGGTCGCTTCATTTAGAAAACATGTGGGAGACGATTGGCTGGAGCGCTCCAGTGGTACAGGAGGATTCGCGCTGTTATCTGAAACAACCACAGCGCTAAATCTTCCACGAGATGGGGAAGGTGAAACCTTTGAGATTTTCGAGAACGTCAAAGCGGATGTTAGCCAAATCGTGCCCATTCGAAAAGGGGCGGGGGACAATGTGAATTGTTTCAACCTGAACACCACGTCCCAACCTCAGTTGATTGGTGTCAATGTCGGCACATTAAATGAACTCGGGGCGTTTCAACTGAGCAAGCTCGACGAAACCCTTGCAGGTGATAATTGGGAAAAACTCGAAAGTCTGACTGCATCAAACGCAGTCCCAGCCATCGTCGATGAAACCACCATGATGTGGGCGTTGAAGAAGAAGGTGGGCGATACCTTCCTTTACCAGAATGAAACAGGGCAGGACTTTAGGGTTCAGATTGTTGGTACGATCAAGGAATCGATATTCCAAGGTTACTTGTTGGTGGATGAGGGACATCTGCTTCGTGAGTTTCCATCGAATCCAGGTTACTCGATGTTTCTGGTAGATGTGTTGCCGGAGACGGATGTTTCTGAGGTTCGTAATCGCATCGAAAGTGCATCCACCGACCAGGGTGGTAAAGTGGACCTGTCCCGAGATATTCTAGCTTCGTTCCACGAAATCGAAAATACCTACATCGCTATCTTCAATGTGCTTGGAAGTCTGGGCGTTGTTTTGGGCAGTCTTGGTCTGACCATTGTCGTGGCCAGAAGTATTCAAGAACGGCTGGGTGAATTCTCGGTCATGACTGCGATTGGCATTTCTCGAAAACTGCTTGGGAGATTGGTTTACTCCGAGTATAGCAGATTGGTTGCGTGGGGCTTACTTATCGGGTTGATCGCCTCCGGTATCTCTGTTTGGCCGAACCTCCAAACTCTACCGGCTGTGCCAACTGCTGTGTTAGTTGTGGGTCTGCTAACCGGAATTGTCGTACTCAATTTGTTGTGTGGAGTTCTGGCTTTCAAAGCTTCTTTTCCAAAGACGGGAGTGGGGCTAAATCGGGTGGATCGGTAGCTGTGCGAGTCAGTAATTCGACTTTTGTAGGAGCTGCTTTAGCTGCGATTCCCCGGGAACGCCAAGCCCCAGCTTGGCATCTTTAAGCCACAGATCGCAGCTAAAGCAGCTTACAATCTGACAATTGTGCTACCAATGTTATTTTTGAGCTTCATTGGGGCTTGCTCTGACATTTCGTCAAATTCTAACAATCTATTTTCGTTATCCCCGAAATTGCTTGAATGAAATATCTCCTATCCGCCTTTATTGTTTGCCTTAGTTTTACCTTCTCCTTTGCCGATGACTGGGCTTCATGGTTGGGCCCAACCGGGGATTCGGTTTATCATGAAAAGGGGATTATCACTTCGATCCCAGCAGAAGGATTAAAAATCCTTTGGGAAGCTCCAGTTGCGATGGGTTACTCAGGGCCGTCGGTTGCTGATGGGAGGGTGTTCCTGATGGATTATATTCAAAGGGACGGCGAAATTACCAATCGCGCCAGCTGGAGTGATGAGATAACCGGCCAGGAGCGAGTTGTTTGCCTGGATCAAAAAACGGGCAAACTCCTTTGGACCTACGCCTATGA belongs to Verrucomicrobiota bacterium and includes:
- a CDS encoding FtsX-like permease family protein, which codes for MDTRRYILQSLWHFRNAYLGVFLGSVLGAMVLLGALFSGSSVKESLRRIGENRIGQTTHLITGGDRFFREQLASDLEVGADLAAAPVLFAKGVASKGRDVANQVQLVGVTSSFWKFAPEPLDLNLSESNVAINGVLAERLGLGVGDTLIIRFQRPGVIAGNAPVAGADDSLESVRCTVERVLDDASFGRFSLETTQVPQPSVFMPIKLLQEAFEFEGRANLLLLKTNLSGKDIEAALKQRATLTDYQISLDWLETAQTWEVKSERVFIDSQIGQAILDGIPRVQPVTSYLVNGIKIGENSTPYSIGSSVDPKTVSFLPDDLAADEVVLNSWVAEDLNARVGDFVELSYYQTAQSGLLVEQSSNYTVRSIIPIEGQAADRDWMPNFPGISEAEVPSDWDAGLPLEMDRIRDKDEDYWEEYRGTPKVFLPLEAGQNIWSTRWGDFTALRIPRGQQVDLEPDILDVLRPEMNQLLVQGFRSHAQASASSAVDFGGLFVGMSFFLILAALGLVAMLFQFCLLQRNREAALLSSLGIKGKQLMRWRLGEGILILIVGCVVGLPLAAWYTKRILSFLETIWAGQTSASTFVFHADPMTISIGVISFLVMSLIVLWLALRRQAKQSLSIRLKSNVEETTYTSGRPWKTQLLVVGGLVLGISSVLMSGSLMPAQGAFYMAGFSLLIAGLGYCRLRLLKLASHKGEQEMDPSYLGKLNISSRVSRSLTVVGLIASAVFMVLSVASFRKHVGDDWLERSSGTGGFALLSETTTALNLPRDGEGETFEIFENVKADVSQIVPIRKGAGDNVNCFNLNTTSQPQLIGVNVGTLNELGAFQLSKLDETLAGDNWEKLESLTASNAVPAIVDETTMMWALKKKVGDTFLYQNETGQDFRVQIVGTIKESIFQGYLLVDEGHLLREFPSNPGYSMFLVDVLPETDVSEVRNRIESASTDQGGKVDLSRDILASFHEIENTYIAIFNVLGSLGVVLGSLGLTIVVARSIQERLGEFSVMTAIGISRKLLGRLVYSEYSRLVAWGLLIGLIASGISVWPNLQTLPAVPTAVLVVGLLTGIVVLNLLCGVLAFKASFPKTGVGLNRVDR